Proteins encoded within one genomic window of Cucumis sativus cultivar 9930 chromosome 3, Cucumber_9930_V3, whole genome shotgun sequence:
- the LOC105434875 gene encoding uncharacterized protein LOC105434875 isoform X2, with translation MPLEDVTYMAMLEVVQKALISLCLFQNELLFAENENMRKMVVRAIEIVFCFCGGVFKDEDGRLVLMEPTKFMKFSSKKLIRVIKIH, from the exons ATGCCCCTAGAGGACGTTACATATATGGCAATGTTGGAAGTG GTGCAGAAAGCACTTATCTCTCTCTGTCTCTTCCAGAATGAACTCCTGTTTGCTGAAAATGAGAATATGCGGAAAATG gttGTGCGTGCGATTGAGATTGTATTCTGTTTTTGTGGGGGTGTTTTTAAAGATGAAGATGGAAGATTG GTTCTAATGGAGCCGACAAAGTTCatgaaattttcttcaaagaagCTAATCAGGGTCATCAAAATACACTGA